Proteins from one Dromiciops gliroides isolate mDroGli1 chromosome 6, mDroGli1.pri, whole genome shotgun sequence genomic window:
- the MADD gene encoding MAP kinase-activating death domain protein isoform X4: protein MVQKKICPRLLDYLVIIGARQPSSDSVAQTPELLRRYPLEDYPEFPLPPDVVFFCQPEGCLSVRQRRMSLRDDTSFVFTLTDKDTGVTRYGICVNFYRSFQKRMPKEKADGGAGHRTKEGIKTTSAPEEASAEKSESGPALQPPSADSTPDGNQSPRGKRRAKGGSRSRNSTLTSLCVLSHYPFFTTFRECLYTLKRLVDCCSERLLGKKLAIPRGVQRDTMWRIFTGSLLVEEKSSALLHDLREIEAWIYRLLRSPVPISGQKRVDIEVLPQELQPALTFALPDPSRFSLVDFPLHLPLELLGVDACLQVLSCILLEHKVVLQSRDYNALSMSVMAFVAMIYPLEYMFPVIPLLPTCMASAEQLLLAPTPYIIGVPASFFLYKLDFKMPDDVWLVDLDSNRVIAPTNAEVLPILPEPESLELKKHLKQALASMSLNTQPILNLEKFHEGQEIPLLLGRPSSDLQSTPSTEFNPLIYGNDVDSVDVATRVAMVRFFNSPNVLQGFQMHTRTLRLFPRPVVAFQAGSFLASRPRQTPFAEKLARTQAVEYFGEWILNPTNYAFQRIHNNMFDPASIGDKPKWYAHQLQPIYYRVYDSNSQLAEALSVPPEQDSDSDPTDDSGSDSVDYDSSSSYSSLGDFVSEMMKCDINGDTPNVDPLTHAALGDASEVAFDELQGSQGDLDEPGPDSENSQDHPQPRSSSSTTASSSPSTIIHGANTESADSTEVGDKTATGFSNPLRTLPPGLGKFSLDKREAESGGPSEGPGRKRDYDNPYFEPQYGFPTEDDEDDDEQGESYTPRFNQNLSGSRAQQLLRPNSLKLASDSDAESDSRASSPNSTISNNSSEGFGGIMSFASSLYRNHSTSFSLSNLALPTKGAREKTTPFPSLKVFGLNTLMEIVTEAGPGSGEGGRRALVDQKSSVIKHSPTVKRESPSPQGRASNSSENQQFLKEVVHSVLDGQGVGWLSVKKVRRLLESEQLRGFVLSKLTRLAPAEEGAPQETIPDVEISRKVYKGMLDLLKCMVLSLEQSYANAGLGGMASTFGLLEIAQTHYYSKEPDKRKRSPTDSVNTPVGKDPGLTGRGDPKTMAQLRVPQLGPRAPSATGKGPKELDTRSLKEENFVASIELWNKHQEVKKQKALDKQRPEGIKPVFDLGETDEKKSQISADSGVSLMSGSQRSDLESSVSVGPAVMIRSTSQDSEVSNSSGETLGADSDLSSNAGDGPGGDGSAHLAGLRATVSDSEIETNSASGAIFGKTHSLKPSAKEKAVGSPVRPFEDVSQRVYLYEGLLGRDKGSMWDQLEDAAMETFSMSKERSTLWDQMQFWEDAFLDAVMLEREGMGMDQGPQEMIDRYLSLGEHDRKRLEDDEDRLLATLLNNLISYMLLMKVNKNDIRKKVRRLMGKSHIGLVYGQQINEVLDQLASLNGRDVSLQPSGSRHIKKQTFVVHAGTDTSGDIFFMEVCDDCIVLRSSTGAVSERWWYEKLINMTYCPKTKVLCLWRRSGPETQLNKFYTKKCRELYYCVKDSMERAAARQHSAKPGPELGGEFPVQDMRTGEGGLLQVTLEGINLKFMHSQERKVFIELNHIKKCNTVRGVFVLEEFAGKVISAVLAPAPCLRPCRGQGAPCSTLLTLSSLPFSPHLLSPQPHSTPVLAPWFCEFPPPLSATLPAGEPSSLGEGLGVALFPGVQPLSLRQD, encoded by the exons ATGGTGCAAAAGAAGATTTGCCCTCGGTTACTGGACTACCTAGTGATCATTGGGGCCAG GCAACCAAGCAGCGATAGTGTGGCCCAGACCCCAGAGTTGCTCCGGCGCTACCCCTTGGAGGACTACCCCGAATTCCCCCTGCCTCCAGATGTGGTGTTTTTCTGCCAGCCTGAGGGATGTCTGAGCGTGCGGCAGAGGCGCATGAGCCTGCGAGACGACACCTCCTTTGTCTTTACCCTCACTGACAAGGACACTGGGGTTACTCGCTATGGCATCTGTGTCAACTTCTACCGCTCCTTCCAGAAGCGGATGCCCAAGGAGAAGGCAGATGGGGGTGCAGGGCACCGCACAAAGGAAGGCATTAAGACCACTTCTGCTCCAGAGGAGGCAAGCGCAGAGAAGTCAGAGAGTGGTCCTGCCTTGCAGCCCCCCAGTGCTGACTCAACCCCTGATGGGAACCAATCTCCCCGGGGCAAGCGCCGGGCTAAGGGGGGCAGCCGCTCCCGCAACAGCACCCTGACATCCCTGTGTGTGCTCAGCCATTACCCTTTCTTCACAACCTTCCGTGAGTGTCTGTACACCCTCAAGCGTTTGGTGGACTGCTGCAGCGAGCGACTCCTCGGCAAGAAGCTGGCCATCCCCCGAGGGGTACAGAG GGACACCATGTGGCGCATCTTCACGGGTTCCCTCCTGGTAGAAGAGAAGTCCAGTGCCCTTCTGCACGACCTTCGTGAGATCGAGGCCTGGATCTATCGATTGTTGCGCTCCCCCGTGCCCATATCTGGCCAGAAGCGAGTGGACATTGAAGTTCTACCCCAGGAGCTACAGCCTGCTCTGACCTTTGCCCTCCCTGACCCATCTCGATTCTCTCTGGTGGATTTCCCATTGCATCTGCCCTTGGAACTTCTGGGTGTAGATGCCTGTTTACAGGTGTTGTCTTGCATCTTGCTGGAGCACAAG GTGGTGCTACAGTCCCGAGACTACAACGCGCTCTCCATGTCGGTGATGGCATTTGTGGCAATGATCTACCCCCTAGAGTACATGTTTCCTGTCATTCCATTGCTTCCTACTTGCATGGCATCTGCAGAGCAG CTGCTTTTGGCCCCTACTCCTTATATCATCGGGGTCCCTGCCAGCTTCTTCCTCTACAAACTGGACTTCAAGATGCCAGATGATGTATGGCTGGTGGATCTGGACAGCAACCGG GTGATCGCACCAACCAATGCAGAGGTGTTGCCCATCCTGCCCGAGCCTGAATCCTTAGAACTGAAAAAGCACTTGAAGCAG GCACTGGCCAGCATGAGTCTGAACACCCAGCCTATCCTCAACCTGGAGAAGTTCCATGAGGGTCAGGAGATCCCGCTGCTCTTGGGAAGGCCGTCCAGTGATTTGCAGTCCACACCTTCCACTGAGTTCAATCCCCTCATCTATGGCAACGACGTGGATTCTGTGGATGTGGCTACCAG ggtggctaTGGTGAGATTCTTCAATTCCCCCAATGTGCTTCAAGGTTTCCAGATGCACACACGAACTCTGCGCCTCTTCCCCCGGCCCGTGGTAGCCTTCCAAGCTGGCTCTTTCCTAGCCTCACGCCCCCGACAGACCCCTTTTGCTGAGAAATTGGCCAGGACCCAAGCTGTGGAGTACTTTGGCGAATGGATCCTCAACCCCACCAACTATGCTTTCCAGAGAATCCACAACA ACATGTTTGATCCAGCCTCGATCGGCGACAAGCCGAAGTGGTACGCACACCAGCTCCAGCCGATCTATTACCGAGTCTATGACAGTAACTCCCAGCTGGCCGAGGCACTGAGCGTACCGCCTGAGCAGGACTCTGACTCTGACCCCACTGACGACAG TGGCAGTGACAGTGTGGATTACGACTCAAGCTCTTCCTATTCATCCCTTGGTGACTTTGTTAGTGAAATGATGAAATGTGACATCAACGGTGATACACCCA ATGTGGATCCACTAACACATGCAGCTCTGGGTGACGCCAGTGAGGTAGCATTTGATGAGCTGCAGGGAAGCCAGGGGGATTTGGACGAGCCTGGTCCGGACAGTGAGAATTCCCAGGACCACCCCCAGCCTCGCTCCAGCTCCAGCACCACGGCCAGCAGCAGTCCCAGCACCATCATTCACGGAGCCAACACT GAATCTGCTGATTCTACAGAGGTGGGTGACAAGACAGCGACAGGATTCTCCAATCCTCTCCGCACTCTGCCCCCTGGTCTTGGCAAATTCAGCCTGGATAAGCGCGAGGCCGAGAGCGGAGGCCCCTCAGAGGGGCCGGGGCGCAAGCGCGACTACGACAACCCATACTTCGAACCTCAGTACGGATTTCCCACTGAGGATGATGAAGACGATGACGAGCAGGGAGAGAGCTATACCCCAAGATTTAACCAAAACCTCAGTGGTAGTAG GGCCCAGCAGCTCCTTCGGCCCAATAGCCTAAAGCTGGCAAGCGATTCAGATGCAGAGTCAGACTCTCGGGCAAGCTCTCCCAACTCCACCATCTCCAACAACAGCAGCGAAGGCTTCGGGGGCATCATGTCCTTTGCCA GTAGCCTGTACCGGAACCATAGCACCAGCTTCAGTCTCTCAAACCTTGCACTGCCCACCAAAGGGGCCAGAGAGAAGACAACACCCTTCCCTAGTCTCAAAG TATTTGGGCTAAATACTCTAATGGAGATTGTTACTGAAGCCGGCCCCGGGAGCGGTGAAG GAGGCCGGCGAGCCTTGGTGGATCAGAAGTCATCCGTCATCAAGCATAGTCCCACCGTGAAAAGAGAGTCTCCGTCACCCCAGGGGCGGGCCAGCAATTCCAG CGAGAACCAGCAGTTCCTGAAGGAGGTTGTGCACAGCGTGCTGGACGGCCAAGGAGTGGGCTGGCTTAGCGTGAAGAAGGTGAGGCGGCTTCTGGAGAGCGAGCAGCTCCGTGGCTTCGTTCTCAGCAAGCTGACCCGCCTGGCGCCGGCCGAGGAAGGCGCCCCCCAGGAGACGATCCCTGATGTG GAGATAAGCCGCAAGGTCTACAAGGGGATGCTAGACCTTCTGAAATGTATGGTGCTGAGCCTGGAGCAGTCCTATGCTAACGCTGGCCTCGGCGGCATGGCCAGCACCTTTGGGCTCCTGGAGATTGCCCAGACCCACTACTACAGCAAAG AGCCAGATAAACGGAAGAGAAGTCCTACAGATAGTGTGAACACACCAGTTGGCAAGGATCCAGGCCTGACTGGGCGGGGAGACCCAAAGACCATGGCCCAGCTGAGGGTTCCCCAGTTGGGACCACGGGCACCAAGTGCCACAGGAAAGGGCCCCAAGGAGCTGGACACCAGAAGTctaaaggaagagaattttgtgGCTTCTATTG AGTTGTGGAACAAGCACCAGgaagtgaaaaaacaaaaagctttggACAAACAGA GGCCTGAGGGAATTAAACCTGTCTTTGACCTTGGTGAGACAGATGAGAAGAAGTCCCAGATCAGCGCAGACAGTGGAGTGAGCCTGATGTCTGGTTCTCAG AGAAGTGACCTGGAATCCAGCGTTAGTGTAGGCCCAGCAGTTATGATCCGAAGCACAAGCCAGGATTCTGAA GTGAGTAACAGCTCTGGAGAGACCCTGGGAGCAGACAGCGACCTGAGCAGCAATGCAGGTGATGGACCAGGTGGCGATGGCAGCGCCCACCTGGCAGGACTTCGTGCCACTGTGTCTGACAGCGAAATTGAGACCAATTCTGCCTCAGGCGCCATCTTT GGCAAAACCCACAGTCTGAAGCCAAGTGCAAAGGAGAAAGCAGTGGGCAGCCCGGTTCGTCCTTTTGAAGACGTGAGCCAGCGTGTCTACCTCTATGAGGGACTCCTAG GAAGGGACAAAGGATCCATGTGGGACCAGTTAGAGGATGCAGCTATGGAGACCTTCTCTATGA GTAAGGAGCGTTCTACCCTGTGGGACCAGATGCAGTTCTGGGAAGATGCCTTCCTTGATGCCGTGATGttggagagagaaggaatgggCATGGATCAGGGACCCCAGGAAATGATCGACAG GTACCTGTCCCTGGGAGAACATGACCGGAAGCGTCTGGAGGATGATGAAGATCGATTGCTGGCCACACTCTTGAACAACCTCATCTCTTATATGCTTCTGATGAAG GTAAACAAAAATGACATCCGGAAGAAGGTGAGGCGACTGATGGGGAAGTCACATATTGGGCTTGTGTATGGCCAGCAGATAAACGAGGTGCTAGATCAGCTAGCCAGCCTG AATGGGCGGGACGTGTCTCTCCAGCCAAGTGGCAGCCGTCACATCAAGAAACAAACATTTGTGGTGCACGCGGGGACAGACACCAGTGGGGATATCTTCTTCATGGAG GTGTGTGACGACTGTATCGTCTTACGCAGCAGCACGGGCGCGGTGTCCGAGCGCTGGTGGTACGAGAAGCTCATCAACATGACCTACTGCCCCAAGACCAAGGTGCTGTGCCTGTGGAGAAGGAGCGGGCCTGAGACGCAGCTCAACAAGTTCTACACCAAGAAG TGTCGGGAGCTGTACTACTGTGTGAAGGACAGCATGGAGCGTGCTGCGGCCCGACAGCACAGCGCCAAGCCAG GTCCAGAGCTGGGTGGTGAGTTCCCAGTGCAAGACATGAGGACGGGCGAGGGTGGCTTGCTTCAGGTTACGCTGGAGGGGATCAACCTTAAGTTCATGCATAGCCAG GAGCGGAAG GTTTTCATAGAGCTGAATCACATTAAAAAGTGCAATACAGTTCGAGGCGTCTTTGTCCTGGAGGAATTTG CAGGTAAAGTGATCTCGGCTGTGCTGGCCCCGGCCCCTTGCCTCAGGCCCTGCAGAGGGCAGGGGGCTCCCTGCAGCACACTGCtgactctttcttctctccctttctctccccaccttctATCTCCCCAACCTCACTCCACCCCTGTGCTGGCTCCTTGGTTCTGTGagtttcctccccctctctctgccaCACTCCCCGCTGGGGAGCCTTCCAGTTTGGGAGAAGGACTTGGGGTGGCTCTGTTCCCCGGGGTGCAGCCCCTCTCCCTGCGTCAGGATTAG
- the MADD gene encoding MAP kinase-activating death domain protein isoform X10 encodes MVQKKICPRLLDYLVIIGARQPSSDSVAQTPELLRRYPLEDYPEFPLPPDVVFFCQPEGCLSVRQRRMSLRDDTSFVFTLTDKDTGVTRYGICVNFYRSFQKRMPKEKADGGAGHRTKEGIKTTSAPEEASAEKSESGPALQPPSADSTPDGNQSPRGKRRAKGGSRSRNSTLTSLCVLSHYPFFTTFRECLYTLKRLVDCCSERLLGKKLAIPRGVQRDTMWRIFTGSLLVEEKSSALLHDLREIEAWIYRLLRSPVPISGQKRVDIEVLPQELQPALTFALPDPSRFSLVDFPLHLPLELLGVDACLQVLSCILLEHKVVLQSRDYNALSMSVMAFVAMIYPLEYMFPVIPLLPTCMASAEQLLLAPTPYIIGVPASFFLYKLDFKMPDDVWLVDLDSNRVIAPTNAEVLPILPEPESLELKKHLKQALASMSLNTQPILNLEKFHEGQEIPLLLGRPSSDLQSTPSTEFNPLIYGNDVDSVDVATRVAMVRFFNSPNVLQGFQMHTRTLRLFPRPVVAFQAGSFLASRPRQTPFAEKLARTQAVEYFGEWILNPTNYAFQRIHNNMFDPASIGDKPKWYAHQLQPIYYRVYDSNSQLAEALSVPPEQDSDSDPTDDSGSDSVDYDSSSSYSSLGDFVSEMMKCDINGDTPNVDPLTHAALGDASEVAFDELQGSQGDLDEPGPDSENSQDHPQPRSSSSTTASSSPSTIIHGANTESADSTEVGDKTATGFSNPLRTLPPGLGKFSLDKREAESGGPSEGPGRKRDYDNPYFEPQYGFPTEDDEDDDEQGESYTPRFNQNLSGSRAQQLLRPNSLKLASDSDAESDSRASSPNSTISNNSSEGFGGIMSFASSLYRNHSTSFSLSNLALPTKGAREKTTPFPSLKGGRRALVDQKSSVIKHSPTVKRESPSPQGRASNSSENQQFLKEVVHSVLDGQGVGWLSVKKVRRLLESEQLRGFVLSKLTRLAPAEEGAPQETIPDVEISRKVYKGMLDLLKCMVLSLEQSYANAGLGGMASTFGLLEIAQTHYYSKEPDKRKRSPTDSVNTPVGKDPGLTGRGDPKTMAQLRVPQLGPRAPSATGKGPKELDTRSLKEENFVASIGPEGIKPVFDLGETDEKKSQISADSGVSLMSGSQRSDLESSVSVGPAVMIRSTSQDSEVSTVSNSSGETLGADSDLSSNAGDGPGGDGSAHLAGLRATVSDSEIETNSASGAIFGKTHSLKPSAKEKAVGSPVRPFEDVSQRVYLYEGLLGRDKGSMWDQLEDAAMETFSMSKERSTLWDQMQFWEDAFLDAVMLEREGMGMDQGPQEMIDRYLSLGEHDRKRLEDDEDRLLATLLNNLISYMLLMKVNKNDIRKKVRRLMGKSHIGLVYGQQINEVLDQLASLNGRDVSLQPSGSRHIKKQTFVVHAGTDTSGDIFFMEVCDDCIVLRSSTGAVSERWWYEKLINMTYCPKTKVLCLWRRSGPETQLNKFYTKKCRELYYCVKDSMERAAARQHSAKPGPELGGEFPVQDMRTGEGGLLQVTLEGINLKFMHSQERKVFIELNHIKKCNTVRGVFVLEEFAGKVISAVLAPAPCLRPCRGQGAPCSTLLTLSSLPFSPHLLSPQPHSTPVLAPWFCEFPPPLSATLPAGEPSSLGEGLGVALFPGVQPLSLRQD; translated from the exons ATGGTGCAAAAGAAGATTTGCCCTCGGTTACTGGACTACCTAGTGATCATTGGGGCCAG GCAACCAAGCAGCGATAGTGTGGCCCAGACCCCAGAGTTGCTCCGGCGCTACCCCTTGGAGGACTACCCCGAATTCCCCCTGCCTCCAGATGTGGTGTTTTTCTGCCAGCCTGAGGGATGTCTGAGCGTGCGGCAGAGGCGCATGAGCCTGCGAGACGACACCTCCTTTGTCTTTACCCTCACTGACAAGGACACTGGGGTTACTCGCTATGGCATCTGTGTCAACTTCTACCGCTCCTTCCAGAAGCGGATGCCCAAGGAGAAGGCAGATGGGGGTGCAGGGCACCGCACAAAGGAAGGCATTAAGACCACTTCTGCTCCAGAGGAGGCAAGCGCAGAGAAGTCAGAGAGTGGTCCTGCCTTGCAGCCCCCCAGTGCTGACTCAACCCCTGATGGGAACCAATCTCCCCGGGGCAAGCGCCGGGCTAAGGGGGGCAGCCGCTCCCGCAACAGCACCCTGACATCCCTGTGTGTGCTCAGCCATTACCCTTTCTTCACAACCTTCCGTGAGTGTCTGTACACCCTCAAGCGTTTGGTGGACTGCTGCAGCGAGCGACTCCTCGGCAAGAAGCTGGCCATCCCCCGAGGGGTACAGAG GGACACCATGTGGCGCATCTTCACGGGTTCCCTCCTGGTAGAAGAGAAGTCCAGTGCCCTTCTGCACGACCTTCGTGAGATCGAGGCCTGGATCTATCGATTGTTGCGCTCCCCCGTGCCCATATCTGGCCAGAAGCGAGTGGACATTGAAGTTCTACCCCAGGAGCTACAGCCTGCTCTGACCTTTGCCCTCCCTGACCCATCTCGATTCTCTCTGGTGGATTTCCCATTGCATCTGCCCTTGGAACTTCTGGGTGTAGATGCCTGTTTACAGGTGTTGTCTTGCATCTTGCTGGAGCACAAG GTGGTGCTACAGTCCCGAGACTACAACGCGCTCTCCATGTCGGTGATGGCATTTGTGGCAATGATCTACCCCCTAGAGTACATGTTTCCTGTCATTCCATTGCTTCCTACTTGCATGGCATCTGCAGAGCAG CTGCTTTTGGCCCCTACTCCTTATATCATCGGGGTCCCTGCCAGCTTCTTCCTCTACAAACTGGACTTCAAGATGCCAGATGATGTATGGCTGGTGGATCTGGACAGCAACCGG GTGATCGCACCAACCAATGCAGAGGTGTTGCCCATCCTGCCCGAGCCTGAATCCTTAGAACTGAAAAAGCACTTGAAGCAG GCACTGGCCAGCATGAGTCTGAACACCCAGCCTATCCTCAACCTGGAGAAGTTCCATGAGGGTCAGGAGATCCCGCTGCTCTTGGGAAGGCCGTCCAGTGATTTGCAGTCCACACCTTCCACTGAGTTCAATCCCCTCATCTATGGCAACGACGTGGATTCTGTGGATGTGGCTACCAG ggtggctaTGGTGAGATTCTTCAATTCCCCCAATGTGCTTCAAGGTTTCCAGATGCACACACGAACTCTGCGCCTCTTCCCCCGGCCCGTGGTAGCCTTCCAAGCTGGCTCTTTCCTAGCCTCACGCCCCCGACAGACCCCTTTTGCTGAGAAATTGGCCAGGACCCAAGCTGTGGAGTACTTTGGCGAATGGATCCTCAACCCCACCAACTATGCTTTCCAGAGAATCCACAACA ACATGTTTGATCCAGCCTCGATCGGCGACAAGCCGAAGTGGTACGCACACCAGCTCCAGCCGATCTATTACCGAGTCTATGACAGTAACTCCCAGCTGGCCGAGGCACTGAGCGTACCGCCTGAGCAGGACTCTGACTCTGACCCCACTGACGACAG TGGCAGTGACAGTGTGGATTACGACTCAAGCTCTTCCTATTCATCCCTTGGTGACTTTGTTAGTGAAATGATGAAATGTGACATCAACGGTGATACACCCA ATGTGGATCCACTAACACATGCAGCTCTGGGTGACGCCAGTGAGGTAGCATTTGATGAGCTGCAGGGAAGCCAGGGGGATTTGGACGAGCCTGGTCCGGACAGTGAGAATTCCCAGGACCACCCCCAGCCTCGCTCCAGCTCCAGCACCACGGCCAGCAGCAGTCCCAGCACCATCATTCACGGAGCCAACACT GAATCTGCTGATTCTACAGAGGTGGGTGACAAGACAGCGACAGGATTCTCCAATCCTCTCCGCACTCTGCCCCCTGGTCTTGGCAAATTCAGCCTGGATAAGCGCGAGGCCGAGAGCGGAGGCCCCTCAGAGGGGCCGGGGCGCAAGCGCGACTACGACAACCCATACTTCGAACCTCAGTACGGATTTCCCACTGAGGATGATGAAGACGATGACGAGCAGGGAGAGAGCTATACCCCAAGATTTAACCAAAACCTCAGTGGTAGTAG GGCCCAGCAGCTCCTTCGGCCCAATAGCCTAAAGCTGGCAAGCGATTCAGATGCAGAGTCAGACTCTCGGGCAAGCTCTCCCAACTCCACCATCTCCAACAACAGCAGCGAAGGCTTCGGGGGCATCATGTCCTTTGCCA GTAGCCTGTACCGGAACCATAGCACCAGCTTCAGTCTCTCAAACCTTGCACTGCCCACCAAAGGGGCCAGAGAGAAGACAACACCCTTCCCTAGTCTCAAAG GAGGCCGGCGAGCCTTGGTGGATCAGAAGTCATCCGTCATCAAGCATAGTCCCACCGTGAAAAGAGAGTCTCCGTCACCCCAGGGGCGGGCCAGCAATTCCAG CGAGAACCAGCAGTTCCTGAAGGAGGTTGTGCACAGCGTGCTGGACGGCCAAGGAGTGGGCTGGCTTAGCGTGAAGAAGGTGAGGCGGCTTCTGGAGAGCGAGCAGCTCCGTGGCTTCGTTCTCAGCAAGCTGACCCGCCTGGCGCCGGCCGAGGAAGGCGCCCCCCAGGAGACGATCCCTGATGTG GAGATAAGCCGCAAGGTCTACAAGGGGATGCTAGACCTTCTGAAATGTATGGTGCTGAGCCTGGAGCAGTCCTATGCTAACGCTGGCCTCGGCGGCATGGCCAGCACCTTTGGGCTCCTGGAGATTGCCCAGACCCACTACTACAGCAAAG AGCCAGATAAACGGAAGAGAAGTCCTACAGATAGTGTGAACACACCAGTTGGCAAGGATCCAGGCCTGACTGGGCGGGGAGACCCAAAGACCATGGCCCAGCTGAGGGTTCCCCAGTTGGGACCACGGGCACCAAGTGCCACAGGAAAGGGCCCCAAGGAGCTGGACACCAGAAGTctaaaggaagagaattttgtgGCTTCTATTG GGCCTGAGGGAATTAAACCTGTCTTTGACCTTGGTGAGACAGATGAGAAGAAGTCCCAGATCAGCGCAGACAGTGGAGTGAGCCTGATGTCTGGTTCTCAG AGAAGTGACCTGGAATCCAGCGTTAGTGTAGGCCCAGCAGTTATGATCCGAAGCACAAGCCAGGATTCTGAAGTTAGCACT GTGAGTAACAGCTCTGGAGAGACCCTGGGAGCAGACAGCGACCTGAGCAGCAATGCAGGTGATGGACCAGGTGGCGATGGCAGCGCCCACCTGGCAGGACTTCGTGCCACTGTGTCTGACAGCGAAATTGAGACCAATTCTGCCTCAGGCGCCATCTTT GGCAAAACCCACAGTCTGAAGCCAAGTGCAAAGGAGAAAGCAGTGGGCAGCCCGGTTCGTCCTTTTGAAGACGTGAGCCAGCGTGTCTACCTCTATGAGGGACTCCTAG GAAGGGACAAAGGATCCATGTGGGACCAGTTAGAGGATGCAGCTATGGAGACCTTCTCTATGA GTAAGGAGCGTTCTACCCTGTGGGACCAGATGCAGTTCTGGGAAGATGCCTTCCTTGATGCCGTGATGttggagagagaaggaatgggCATGGATCAGGGACCCCAGGAAATGATCGACAG GTACCTGTCCCTGGGAGAACATGACCGGAAGCGTCTGGAGGATGATGAAGATCGATTGCTGGCCACACTCTTGAACAACCTCATCTCTTATATGCTTCTGATGAAG GTAAACAAAAATGACATCCGGAAGAAGGTGAGGCGACTGATGGGGAAGTCACATATTGGGCTTGTGTATGGCCAGCAGATAAACGAGGTGCTAGATCAGCTAGCCAGCCTG AATGGGCGGGACGTGTCTCTCCAGCCAAGTGGCAGCCGTCACATCAAGAAACAAACATTTGTGGTGCACGCGGGGACAGACACCAGTGGGGATATCTTCTTCATGGAG GTGTGTGACGACTGTATCGTCTTACGCAGCAGCACGGGCGCGGTGTCCGAGCGCTGGTGGTACGAGAAGCTCATCAACATGACCTACTGCCCCAAGACCAAGGTGCTGTGCCTGTGGAGAAGGAGCGGGCCTGAGACGCAGCTCAACAAGTTCTACACCAAGAAG TGTCGGGAGCTGTACTACTGTGTGAAGGACAGCATGGAGCGTGCTGCGGCCCGACAGCACAGCGCCAAGCCAG GTCCAGAGCTGGGTGGTGAGTTCCCAGTGCAAGACATGAGGACGGGCGAGGGTGGCTTGCTTCAGGTTACGCTGGAGGGGATCAACCTTAAGTTCATGCATAGCCAG GAGCGGAAG GTTTTCATAGAGCTGAATCACATTAAAAAGTGCAATACAGTTCGAGGCGTCTTTGTCCTGGAGGAATTTG CAGGTAAAGTGATCTCGGCTGTGCTGGCCCCGGCCCCTTGCCTCAGGCCCTGCAGAGGGCAGGGGGCTCCCTGCAGCACACTGCtgactctttcttctctccctttctctccccaccttctATCTCCCCAACCTCACTCCACCCCTGTGCTGGCTCCTTGGTTCTGTGagtttcctccccctctctctgccaCACTCCCCGCTGGGGAGCCTTCCAGTTTGGGAGAAGGACTTGGGGTGGCTCTGTTCCCCGGGGTGCAGCCCCTCTCCCTGCGTCAGGATTAG